A window of Streptomyces marispadix contains these coding sequences:
- a CDS encoding TerD family protein — translation MTMRKGANVAVGAAAVRIEIGRRSGAGPVEVDASALLLQASGKVRSDDDFVFYNQPRHPSGAVTHQGRRSEGAVAVDELSADLARTEAAVDRIVLVASADGGTFGQVEGLYVRLVDASDGTEIARFDSADATVETAFVLGELYRRQGGWKFRAVGQGYGSGLAGLATDFGISVDEPAGGAAPSTGRTPAPPTGQAAAPPAAAPAQPAAAPAPSAPTAPAASPPPVRLTKVTLTKQAPAVSLTKQGGTRGVLRVNLNWRMNQQPSRGGWSSRLAKTLGGSGLDLDLCALFELADGRKGVVQALGNAFGSLHQPPYIHLDGDDRTGAAASGENLTVNLDHAAELRRILVFVTIYQGARSFEGVDGTVTLQPQHGAPVEFSLDECTVASDVCALALITNEGGELTVRREARYLVTQRGSSPQRTVDGAYGWGMKWTPGRK, via the coding sequence ATGACGATGCGCAAGGGCGCCAACGTGGCGGTCGGGGCAGCCGCGGTCCGTATCGAGATCGGCCGGAGGTCCGGAGCGGGCCCGGTGGAGGTGGACGCGTCCGCGCTGCTGCTTCAGGCGTCCGGAAAGGTGCGCTCCGACGACGACTTCGTCTTCTACAACCAGCCGCGGCACCCCTCCGGGGCCGTCACGCATCAAGGCCGGCGCTCCGAAGGGGCCGTCGCCGTCGACGAGTTGAGCGCCGACCTCGCCCGCACCGAGGCGGCCGTCGACCGGATCGTCCTCGTCGCGTCCGCCGACGGCGGCACCTTCGGCCAGGTCGAGGGCCTGTACGTACGGCTCGTGGACGCCTCGGACGGTACGGAGATCGCACGCTTCGACAGCGCGGACGCGACGGTGGAGACCGCGTTCGTGCTCGGTGAGCTGTACCGCAGGCAGGGCGGCTGGAAGTTCCGCGCGGTCGGCCAGGGCTACGGGAGCGGACTGGCCGGTCTGGCGACGGACTTCGGGATCAGCGTCGACGAACCGGCGGGCGGCGCCGCGCCGTCGACCGGTCGGACCCCGGCGCCGCCGACGGGTCAGGCCGCCGCACCTCCGGCTGCCGCGCCGGCCCAGCCGGCCGCCGCCCCCGCGCCGTCCGCGCCGACGGCACCCGCAGCATCGCCCCCGCCCGTACGACTGACCAAGGTCACGCTGACCAAGCAGGCACCGGCCGTCTCCCTCACCAAGCAGGGCGGCACCCGGGGAGTGCTGCGGGTCAACCTCAACTGGCGCATGAATCAGCAGCCTTCACGCGGCGGCTGGAGCAGCAGGCTCGCCAAGACCCTCGGCGGGTCAGGCCTCGACCTGGACCTGTGCGCCCTCTTCGAACTCGCCGACGGACGCAAGGGCGTCGTACAGGCCCTCGGCAACGCCTTCGGATCGCTGCACCAGCCGCCGTACATACACCTCGACGGCGACGACCGCACCGGCGCCGCCGCCTCCGGCGAGAACCTGACCGTCAATCTCGACCACGCCGCCGAACTGCGGCGGATTCTCGTCTTCGTCACGATCTACCAGGGAGCGCGCAGTTTCGAGGGAGTCGACGGCACCGTCACCCTTCAGCCGCAGCACGGCGCACCCGTGGAGTTCTCGCTCGACGAGTGCACCGTCGCCTCCGACGTCTGCGCGCTCGCGCTCATCACCAACGAAGGCGGCGAACTCACGGTGCGCCGCGAGGCCCGCTATCTGGTCACCCAGCGCGGCAGCAGCCCGCAGCGCACGGTGGACGGCGCATACGGCTGGGGGATGAAGTGGACACCGGGCCGGAAGTGA
- a CDS encoding phosphoketolase family protein translates to MELPATLSDAETAQLDAHWRALNYLSACQLYLRDNPLLREPLRAEHIKPRLLGHWGSAPGLGLIYTHLNRAVRRHDLEAMCVWGPGHGAPAVLAGAWLEGTYGELEPGRSRDAEGMLGLFRDFSQPGGLPSHTAPDVPGSIQEGGELGYSLAHAYGAAFDNPRLLVCAVVGDGEAETGPLAAAWHSGKFLDPAHDGAVLPVLHLNGYKIANPTLLARVPEDELDALLRGYGYDPLHVTARPDTPHEETHRALAAAFDVAVERIRRAQREARARTTEPGPSGARPGAAPETDPEADPYAEPGPAHRPRWPLLVLRTPKGWTGPAQVDGVPVENTWRSHQVPLSGVREDPEHLRQLEEWLRSYRPDELFDAEGRPTGQALACVPEGGRRLGAVPHANGGRLLRELPLPELEPHAVKTDGHGQTMHEPTRVLGEMLTELFRATRRRRDFRLFGPDETASNHLDGTFDATPRGWQAHILDTDEHLGRHGRVLEVLSEHMCQGWLEGYVLTGRHGLFASYEAFAHIVASMAGQHVKWLQSSREVAWRRPLASLNYLLTSHAWRQDHNGFSHQDPGFIDHIMNKSPQVVRVYLPPDANTLLCVADHALRTRDTVNVVVAGKQPCFDWLSLDEARGHCARGLGVWEWAGTEERGGEPDVVLACAGDVPTQETLAAAALLREHLPGLAVRVVNVVDIARLMPRSEHPHGLPDAEFDAVFTRDKPVIFAYHGYPWLVHRLTYRRAVHGSLHVRGYKEMGSTTTPFDMVVRNDMDRYRLVMDVIDRTPGLSVRATGVRQAMEDVRTRHHSWVREHGTDLPEVAEWSWSATSR, encoded by the coding sequence ATGGAACTCCCGGCCACGCTCTCCGACGCGGAGACCGCACAGCTCGACGCCCACTGGCGTGCGCTGAACTACCTCTCCGCCTGCCAGCTCTATCTGCGGGACAACCCGCTGCTACGCGAGCCGCTGCGCGCGGAGCACATCAAACCGAGGCTGCTGGGGCACTGGGGGTCGGCCCCGGGGCTCGGACTGATCTACACCCATCTCAACAGGGCCGTACGCCGGCACGATCTGGAGGCCATGTGCGTATGGGGCCCGGGCCACGGCGCGCCCGCGGTGCTCGCGGGCGCGTGGCTGGAGGGCACGTACGGGGAGCTGGAGCCCGGCCGCAGCCGTGACGCGGAGGGCATGCTCGGGCTGTTCCGCGACTTCTCCCAGCCGGGCGGGCTGCCCAGCCATACGGCACCCGATGTGCCGGGCTCCATCCAGGAGGGCGGCGAGCTGGGCTATTCGCTGGCGCACGCCTACGGGGCTGCCTTCGACAATCCGCGCCTGCTGGTGTGCGCCGTCGTCGGCGACGGCGAGGCCGAGACGGGGCCGCTGGCGGCGGCCTGGCACTCCGGCAAGTTCCTCGACCCGGCGCACGACGGCGCGGTGCTGCCCGTGCTCCATCTCAACGGCTACAAGATCGCCAACCCGACGCTGCTCGCCCGGGTTCCGGAGGACGAACTGGACGCCCTGCTGCGGGGATACGGCTACGACCCGCTGCACGTCACCGCACGCCCGGACACCCCGCACGAGGAGACCCACCGTGCGCTGGCCGCGGCGTTCGACGTGGCGGTGGAGCGCATCCGGCGTGCGCAGCGGGAGGCGCGGGCCCGTACCACGGAGCCCGGCCCCTCAGGGGCCCGGCCCGGAGCGGCCCCGGAGACGGACCCGGAAGCGGACCCGTACGCGGAGCCGGGACCGGCCCATCGCCCGCGCTGGCCGCTGCTCGTGCTGCGTACTCCCAAGGGCTGGACGGGCCCCGCCCAGGTGGACGGCGTGCCCGTCGAGAACACCTGGCGCTCCCACCAGGTCCCGCTCTCCGGCGTACGCGAAGACCCGGAACATCTGCGGCAGTTGGAGGAGTGGCTGCGCTCGTACCGCCCGGACGAACTCTTCGACGCCGAAGGCAGGCCCACCGGGCAGGCGCTGGCGTGCGTCCCCGAGGGCGGACGCAGGCTCGGCGCGGTGCCGCACGCCAACGGCGGCCGTCTGCTGCGCGAACTGCCGCTCCCCGAGCTGGAACCGCACGCCGTGAAGACCGACGGACACGGCCAGACCATGCACGAACCCACTCGGGTTCTCGGGGAGATGCTGACCGAGCTGTTCCGGGCGACCCGACGGCGGCGCGACTTCCGCCTCTTCGGGCCGGACGAGACGGCGTCCAACCATCTCGACGGCACGTTCGACGCCACGCCGCGCGGCTGGCAGGCCCACATCCTGGACACCGACGAGCATCTCGGCCGCCACGGCCGGGTCCTGGAAGTGCTCTCGGAGCACATGTGCCAGGGCTGGCTGGAGGGCTACGTCCTCACGGGACGGCACGGGCTCTTCGCCTCGTACGAGGCGTTCGCGCACATCGTGGCCAGCATGGCCGGACAGCATGTGAAGTGGCTCCAGAGTTCCCGCGAGGTGGCGTGGCGCAGGCCGCTGGCCTCCCTCAACTACCTGCTCACATCGCACGCCTGGCGGCAGGACCACAACGGTTTCTCCCACCAGGACCCGGGCTTCATCGACCACATCATGAACAAGAGCCCGCAGGTCGTACGGGTCTATCTGCCGCCGGACGCCAACACGCTGCTGTGCGTGGCGGATCACGCGCTGCGCACCAGGGACACCGTCAACGTGGTCGTGGCGGGCAAGCAGCCCTGCTTCGACTGGCTCTCGCTCGACGAGGCGCGCGGCCACTGCGCTCGCGGCCTGGGCGTCTGGGAGTGGGCGGGCACCGAGGAGCGCGGCGGCGAACCGGACGTGGTGCTCGCGTGCGCGGGCGACGTGCCCACGCAGGAGACGCTGGCGGCGGCGGCGCTGCTGCGTGAGCATCTGCCGGGGCTGGCGGTCCGTGTGGTCAACGTGGTCGACATCGCACGGCTCATGCCGCGCTCGGAGCATCCGCACGGGCTGCCGGACGCGGAGTTCGACGCGGTCTTCACCCGCGACAAGCCGGTGATCTTCGCCTACCACGGCTATCCCTGGCTGGTTCACCGGCTGACGTACCGGCGGGCGGTGCACGGCTCGCTCCATGTGCGCGGCTACAAGGAGATGGGCTCGACGACGACGCCGTTCGACATGGTGGTGCGCAACGACATGGACCGCTACCGGCTCGTCATGGACGTCATCGACCGCACCCCCGGGCTGTCGGTACGGGCCACGGGTGTGCGTCAGGCGATGGAGGACGTCCGCACGCGGCACCACTCTTGGGTACGCGAGCACGGCACCGACCTGCCGGAGGTCGCCGAGTGGAGCTGGTCGGCCACTTCGCGTTGA
- the exaC gene encoding acetaldehyde dehydrogenase ExaC, whose translation MSRYAAPGSDGAVMNYQSRYDHWIGGAYAAPAKGGYFENPTPVTGQSFTEIARGTADDVERALDAAHAAAPAWARRPAAERAAVLNAIAQRMEDHLEELAVAESWENGKPIREALAADIPLAVDHFRYFAGAIRAQEGSLSEIDEDTVAYHFHEPLGVVAQIIPWNFPILMAAWKLAPALAAGNAVVLKPAEQTPASIHFWMSLVADLLPPGVVNIVNGFGAEAGRPLASSARVAKVAFTGETTTGRLIMQYASDNLKPVTLELGGKSPNIFFDDVSTADDDFYDKAMEGFTMFALNQGEVCTCPSRALIQRGHYRDFLDAGVARTEKIVQGHPLDTDTMVGAQASNDQLEKILSYLDIGKQEGARALTGGTRAELGGELEGGFYVRPTVLEGDNSMRVFQEEIFGPVVAVTGFTDFDDAMSTANDTLYGLGAGVWTRDGNTAYRAGRTIQAGRVWTNCYHAYPAHAAFGGYKQSGIGRENHRMMLDHYQQTKNLLVSYSPKKLGLF comes from the coding sequence ATGAGCCGCTACGCCGCGCCCGGGTCCGACGGGGCCGTCATGAACTACCAGTCGCGCTACGACCACTGGATCGGCGGCGCCTACGCCGCCCCCGCGAAGGGCGGCTACTTCGAGAACCCCACCCCGGTCACCGGGCAGTCCTTCACCGAGATCGCCCGCGGCACGGCCGACGACGTCGAGCGCGCCCTCGACGCGGCACACGCCGCCGCCCCCGCGTGGGCACGCAGGCCCGCCGCCGAACGTGCCGCCGTGCTCAACGCGATCGCGCAGCGCATGGAGGACCATCTCGAAGAACTCGCGGTCGCCGAGAGCTGGGAGAACGGCAAGCCGATCCGGGAGGCGCTGGCCGCCGACATTCCCCTCGCCGTCGACCACTTCCGCTACTTCGCCGGCGCCATACGCGCGCAGGAGGGGTCGCTGTCGGAGATCGACGAGGACACCGTCGCCTACCACTTCCACGAACCGCTCGGCGTCGTCGCGCAGATCATCCCGTGGAACTTCCCGATCCTGATGGCCGCCTGGAAGCTGGCGCCCGCGCTCGCGGCAGGCAACGCGGTGGTCCTCAAACCGGCCGAACAGACCCCCGCCTCCATCCACTTCTGGATGAGCCTGGTCGCCGACCTGCTGCCGCCCGGCGTCGTCAACATCGTCAACGGCTTCGGGGCGGAGGCGGGCAGGCCGCTGGCCTCCAGCGCCCGCGTGGCCAAGGTGGCGTTCACCGGCGAGACCACCACGGGCCGCCTGATCATGCAGTACGCCTCCGACAACCTGAAGCCCGTCACCCTCGAACTCGGCGGCAAGAGCCCCAACATCTTCTTCGACGACGTCTCCACCGCCGACGACGACTTCTACGACAAGGCGATGGAAGGCTTCACGATGTTCGCCCTCAACCAGGGCGAGGTCTGCACGTGCCCGTCGCGCGCCCTCATCCAGCGCGGCCACTACCGGGACTTCCTGGACGCGGGCGTCGCCCGTACCGAGAAGATCGTCCAGGGGCACCCGCTGGACACCGACACCATGGTGGGCGCTCAGGCGTCCAACGACCAGTTGGAGAAGATCCTCTCCTACCTCGACATCGGCAAGCAGGAAGGCGCCAGGGCACTGACCGGCGGCACGCGCGCCGAGCTGGGCGGGGAGCTGGAGGGCGGCTTCTATGTGCGGCCCACCGTCCTCGAAGGCGACAACAGCATGCGCGTCTTCCAGGAGGAGATCTTCGGCCCGGTCGTCGCGGTCACCGGCTTCACCGACTTCGACGACGCCATGTCCACGGCCAACGACACCCTCTACGGCCTCGGCGCGGGCGTATGGACCCGGGACGGCAACACCGCCTACCGCGCGGGACGCACCATTCAGGCGGGCCGGGTGTGGACGAACTGCTACCACGCCTACCCGGCGCACGCGGCCTTCGGCGGGTACAAGCAGTCCGGCATCGGACGGGAGAACCACCGGATGATGCTCGACCACTACCAGCAGACCAAGAACCTGCTGGTGAGCTACTCGCCGAAGAAGCTCGGACTGTTCTGA
- a CDS encoding MOSC domain-containing protein — MTSATLASLHLYPVKSLAGIACGELTVEPWGPAADRRWMLTTPDGDQLTQREHPRLALARAEPLPEGCLDGGAGSRGVRVTAPGREPLEVPVPPKSMATVPVRLFGKKLEVAPADAESSEWFSAYLGTRVRLVHLDAPERRRRIDPGFAFDGETVSLADGFPLLATAVSSLDALNSLIAQGDHAGEGPLPMDRFRPNLVVAGSDPWAEDGWRRLRIGDVVFRVAKPCGRCVVTTTDQASGLRGKEPLRTLARHRRFGDRLVFGQNLVPEQTGRVRNGDSVEVLA; from the coding sequence ATGACGTCCGCGACGCTGGCCTCGCTCCATCTCTATCCGGTGAAGTCGCTGGCGGGGATCGCCTGTGGGGAGTTGACGGTCGAGCCGTGGGGCCCGGCCGCGGACAGACGCTGGATGCTGACGACCCCCGACGGCGACCAGCTCACTCAGCGCGAGCATCCACGCCTCGCGCTGGCGCGTGCGGAGCCGCTGCCCGAGGGCTGCCTGGACGGAGGCGCGGGGAGCCGGGGAGTGCGGGTGACGGCTCCGGGGAGGGAGCCGCTGGAGGTCCCGGTACCGCCGAAGAGCATGGCCACGGTGCCGGTGCGGCTGTTCGGGAAGAAGCTCGAAGTGGCCCCGGCGGACGCGGAGTCGAGCGAGTGGTTCTCGGCGTATCTCGGCACGCGGGTGCGCCTCGTGCATCTGGACGCGCCTGAGCGTCGGCGGCGTATCGACCCCGGCTTCGCCTTCGACGGGGAGACGGTCTCACTCGCGGACGGTTTTCCCCTGCTGGCCACGGCGGTCTCCTCACTGGACGCGCTCAACTCGCTCATCGCGCAAGGCGATCACGCCGGCGAGGGCCCGCTTCCGATGGACCGCTTCAGGCCGAACCTGGTGGTCGCGGGAAGCGACCCGTGGGCCGAGGACGGATGGCGGCGGCTCCGCATCGGCGACGTGGTCTTCCGTGTGGCGAAGCCGTGCGGCCGGTGCGTGGTGACCACCACCGACCAGGCGAGCGGCCTGCGCGGTAAGGAGCCGTTGCGCACCCTGGCCCGCCACCGTCGCTTCGGTGACCGGCTCGTCTTCGGTCAGAACCTGGTCCCGGAGCAAACGGGCAGGGTGCGCAACGGCGACTCGGTGGAGGTGCTCGCCTAG
- a CDS encoding DUF6643 family protein: MTSPRYSPGGYYAGPSYPDTPIYDMLVNERGTPQIAPIRVPSAYEPLPSLAALPPALPALPAGPSHQQPAPPQGYPGTMGNQPPPPGMAQPAPLQSAPLQQTPPPHIPQQGPPQRGFPDPRQQPQPQQPQQQPQMRPVAPPRPAAPRPAAPRPAAPRQMPNQYDDPYGGHQYPGRGY, translated from the coding sequence ATGACCTCCCCCCGCTACTCCCCTGGCGGCTACTACGCTGGCCCTTCCTACCCCGACACACCGATCTACGACATGCTCGTCAACGAGCGTGGCACACCGCAGATCGCTCCCATCCGGGTCCCGTCGGCGTATGAACCCCTGCCTTCGCTCGCCGCACTGCCACCCGCTCTTCCGGCGCTGCCCGCAGGACCGAGCCACCAGCAGCCCGCTCCTCCGCAGGGCTACCCGGGCACGATGGGCAATCAGCCCCCGCCGCCCGGCATGGCGCAGCCCGCGCCCCTCCAGTCGGCTCCGCTTCAGCAGACGCCGCCGCCGCACATTCCTCAGCAGGGGCCGCCGCAGCGGGGGTTCCCCGATCCGCGTCAGCAGCCACAGCCCCAACAGCCCCAGCAGCAGCCGCAGATGAGGCCGGTGGCTCCGCCGCGTCCCGCGGCGCCCCGACCGGCCGCACCGCGTCCGGCGGCGCCCCGGCAGATGCCGAACCAGTACGACGACCCGTACGGCGGCCACCAGTACCCGGGCCGGGGCTACTGA
- a CDS encoding transcriptional regulator → MLNPWLALETGADAAERTGQVRRAHEQFVTRGAIGSHVRDVVAESWQRCAGASVEPESVAGIDLADADLDAYRSSHPLARVMPLFRELLGTIADDGAHLLSVCDENGRMLWVEGHSQVQRHAERMNFVPGARWSERYIGTNAPGTALAVDHAVQIFTAEHYCRPVQAWTCAAAPVHDPRTHRLIGAVDITGGDHLAAPQSLALVQATARAAEAYLAELHAADGTSAGTPVLNALGCDEALLDTGGGAPLRLGRRHSEIAVLLAAHPEGLTGERLALELYGERSVTPVTLRAELSRLRGLLGPLLESRPYRLRTVPHTDHDAVGEALAAGDLPGALAAYRGPLLPLSEAPGVVRMRRLLEDRLRRALLASREPALLEEWVRTPWGEDDLEVWEVLLSRRPGGTAGATALAGRVRELRRAYGLETPAEH, encoded by the coding sequence GTGCTTAATCCATGGCTGGCGCTGGAGACAGGGGCCGACGCGGCCGAACGGACCGGCCAGGTACGCCGTGCGCACGAGCAGTTCGTGACCCGGGGCGCCATCGGCTCGCACGTTCGGGACGTGGTGGCCGAGTCCTGGCAGCGCTGCGCCGGTGCCTCCGTCGAGCCGGAGAGCGTGGCCGGGATCGACCTCGCCGACGCCGATCTCGACGCCTACCGTTCCTCGCACCCCCTGGCCCGCGTCATGCCGCTCTTCCGGGAGTTGCTCGGCACGATCGCCGACGACGGAGCCCATCTGCTGTCGGTGTGCGACGAGAACGGCCGCATGCTGTGGGTCGAGGGCCACTCCCAAGTCCAGCGCCACGCAGAGCGGATGAACTTCGTCCCCGGGGCCCGCTGGTCCGAGCGCTACATCGGCACCAACGCCCCGGGCACCGCACTCGCCGTCGACCACGCGGTGCAGATCTTCACCGCCGAGCACTACTGCCGCCCCGTGCAGGCATGGACGTGCGCCGCCGCACCCGTGCACGACCCGCGCACCCACCGCCTCATCGGCGCCGTCGACATCACCGGCGGCGACCATCTCGCGGCCCCGCAGAGCCTGGCCCTCGTACAGGCGACGGCACGCGCCGCGGAGGCGTACCTCGCCGAACTGCACGCCGCCGACGGCACATCCGCGGGCACACCCGTACTCAACGCCCTCGGCTGCGACGAGGCGCTGCTCGACACCGGAGGCGGCGCCCCCCTGCGGCTCGGCCGCCGCCACAGCGAGATCGCGGTGCTGCTCGCCGCGCACCCCGAGGGCCTCACCGGCGAACGGCTCGCCCTGGAGCTGTACGGCGAGCGGTCGGTCACGCCCGTCACGCTGCGCGCCGAACTCTCCCGGCTGCGCGGCCTGTTGGGCCCCCTGCTCGAATCGCGCCCGTACCGGCTGCGCACCGTCCCGCACACCGACCACGACGCCGTCGGCGAGGCGCTGGCCGCGGGCGACCTCCCCGGAGCGCTGGCGGCGTACCGCGGTCCGCTGCTGCCCCTTTCCGAGGCGCCCGGCGTCGTACGGATGCGCAGGCTGCTGGAGGACCGGCTGCGCCGCGCCCTGCTGGCCTCCCGCGAACCGGCGCTGCTGGAGGAGTGGGTGCGCACGCCCTGGGGCGAGGACGACCTGGAGGTCTGGGAGGTGCTGCTCTCGCGCCGTCCCGGCGGCACCGCGGGTGCGACCGCCCTCGCCGGGCGGGTGCGCGAACTGCGGCGCGCCTACGGCCTGGAGACGCCCGCGGAGCACTGA
- a CDS encoding DUF779 domain-containing protein, whose product MDAAPQQTSKPSEATDAPERVALTAEAEAVVRRLTEQHGPLMFHQSGGCCDGSSPMCYQLGELRTGDSDVLLGRLEVDGVDEPVPFWMSASQFAYWSHTHLTVDVVPGRGSGFSLEAPEGVRFLIRSRLMDDGG is encoded by the coding sequence ATGGACGCGGCACCACAGCAGACCTCGAAGCCTTCCGAGGCCACGGACGCGCCGGAGCGCGTCGCACTCACCGCCGAGGCCGAGGCGGTGGTCCGGCGGCTGACGGAGCAGCACGGCCCGCTGATGTTCCACCAGTCCGGCGGCTGCTGCGACGGCAGTTCACCGATGTGCTATCAGCTCGGGGAGCTGCGCACCGGCGACTCCGACGTACTGCTCGGACGGCTGGAGGTGGACGGCGTGGACGAGCCGGTGCCGTTCTGGATGTCGGCCAGCCAGTTCGCGTACTGGAGCCACACCCATCTCACGGTGGACGTGGTGCCGGGACGCGGCAGCGGATTCTCGCTTGAGGCCCCGGAAGGCGTCCGTTTCCTGATCCGTTCACGGCTGATGGACGACGGCGGCTGA
- a CDS encoding glycosyltransferase has protein sequence MSALTWIASASLAAWVWLLVGQARFWRTDIRLPPGAAPGGQTPGGTRDAAPGGVDGRWPTVAVIVPARDEAEVLPLSLPGLLAQEYPGRAEVFLVDDGSSDGTGALARRLAAQQARGGLPLTVTSPGEPEPGWTGKLWALRHGMALARERTGAEFLLLTDADIAHSPGSLRDLVAAASGARLDLLSQMARLRADSAWERLIVPAFVYFFAQLYPFGRVNRHSSRTAAAAGGCVLLRTEAALRARIPESISRAVIDDVTLARAVKRAGGRIWLGLADGVESVRPYERLTQLWRMVARSAYAQLGNNPLVLLGTVAGLTLVYLVPPLTALAGSPVGAAAWAVMALTYVPMLRYYRQPPWRALALPVTAALYLLMTLHSAVRHHRGRGAAWKGRTYA, from the coding sequence ATGAGCGCGCTGACCTGGATCGCTTCGGCATCCCTTGCCGCGTGGGTGTGGCTGCTGGTGGGCCAGGCCCGCTTCTGGCGCACGGACATCCGCCTGCCGCCCGGAGCGGCGCCGGGCGGGCAGACGCCGGGCGGGACGCGGGACGCGGCACCGGGTGGCGTGGACGGCAGGTGGCCGACGGTGGCGGTGATCGTGCCCGCCAGGGACGAGGCCGAGGTGCTGCCGCTGAGCCTGCCCGGACTGCTGGCCCAGGAGTATCCGGGCCGGGCCGAGGTCTTCCTCGTGGACGACGGCTCCAGCGACGGCACGGGCGCGCTGGCCCGGCGGCTCGCCGCCCAACAGGCCCGGGGCGGCCTGCCGTTGACGGTCACCTCCCCCGGGGAGCCGGAACCGGGATGGACGGGCAAACTGTGGGCCCTGCGCCATGGGATGGCCCTTGCACGTGAACGCACCGGCGCCGAATTCCTGTTGCTCACCGACGCCGACATCGCGCACTCGCCCGGCTCGCTGCGGGACCTGGTCGCCGCCGCGTCCGGAGCCCGTCTGGACCTTCTGTCGCAGATGGCCAGGCTGCGTGCGGACAGCGCCTGGGAGCGGCTCATCGTCCCCGCGTTCGTCTACTTCTTCGCCCAGCTCTACCCCTTCGGCAGGGTCAACCGGCACTCCTCCCGTACCGCTGCCGCCGCCGGCGGCTGTGTGCTGCTGCGTACCGAGGCGGCGCTGCGTGCCCGCATCCCGGAGAGCATCAGTCGCGCCGTCATCGACGACGTGACGCTCGCCCGCGCGGTCAAGCGCGCGGGCGGACGGATCTGGCTGGGCCTCGCGGACGGGGTGGAGAGCGTGCGGCCCTACGAACGGCTGACGCAGCTCTGGCGGATGGTGGCCCGCAGCGCCTACGCGCAGCTCGGGAACAATCCGCTGGTGCTGCTGGGCACCGTGGCCGGTCTGACCCTGGTGTATCTGGTGCCGCCGCTGACGGCGCTGGCCGGGTCGCCGGTGGGCGCGGCGGCGTGGGCGGTGATGGCACTGACGTATGTGCCGATGCTGCGCTACTACCGTCAGCCGCCGTGGCGGGCGCTCGCGCTGCCCGTCACGGCCGCCCTGTATCTGCTGATGACGCTGCACTCCGCGGTGCGCCACCACCGCGGACGGGGTGCGGCCTGGAAGGGCCGCACCTACGCCTGA
- a CDS encoding glutamate racemase, whose amino-acid sequence MKIAFVDSGIGLLAAAAAVRRARPDADLVLSSDPDGMPWGPRSADDITAHALACAKAAAAHEPDALVVACNTASVHALSALRAELEPELPVIGTVPAVKPAAQGGGPVAIWATPATTGSPYQRRLIAEFGHDAQFTEVPCHGLADAVESAQEHAIDVAVAAAAGLTPRGVRAVVLGCTHYELVGERIRAAVAGPARSAAPAGPDAPVAPAGTEGPGEREVPDASADRGPARPVLYGSAEAVAAQALRRTGARPDPAAAPTGGLTVLLSGRTARLPEAAGTYAEGRLLAGAAVTP is encoded by the coding sequence GTGAAGATCGCGTTCGTGGACTCGGGTATCGGCCTCCTCGCGGCAGCGGCGGCAGTACGCAGGGCCCGCCCCGACGCCGATCTCGTGCTCTCCAGCGACCCCGACGGGATGCCCTGGGGCCCGCGCAGCGCCGACGACATCACCGCGCACGCTCTGGCCTGCGCGAAGGCCGCCGCCGCGCACGAGCCGGACGCGCTGGTCGTCGCGTGCAACACCGCCTCCGTGCACGCCCTTTCCGCGCTGCGGGCCGAACTGGAGCCGGAGCTGCCGGTGATCGGCACGGTGCCCGCCGTCAAACCGGCCGCACAGGGCGGCGGCCCCGTGGCGATCTGGGCCACCCCGGCCACCACGGGCAGTCCCTACCAGCGGCGTCTCATCGCGGAGTTCGGGCACGACGCCCAGTTCACGGAGGTGCCCTGCCACGGTCTCGCCGACGCGGTGGAGAGCGCACAGGAGCACGCCATCGACGTGGCCGTCGCGGCGGCGGCGGGGCTGACGCCGCGCGGTGTGCGTGCCGTCGTGCTCGGATGCACCCACTACGAGCTCGTCGGGGAACGCATTCGCGCCGCCGTCGCCGGGCCCGCCCGTTCTGCCGCTCCGGCCGGTCCGGACGCTCCTGTCGCTCCTGCCGGGACCGAGGGGCCGGGGGAACGGGAGGTCCCGGACGCGAGCGCCGACCGGGGCCCCGCCCGGCCTGTGCTCTACGGCTCCGCCGAGGCCGTCGCCGCTCAGGCCCTGCGCCGTACCGGCGCCCGCCCGGACCCGGCAGCCGCCCCGACCGGCGGGCTGACGGTGCTGCTCAGCGGCCGTACGGCCCGGCTGCCCGAGGCCGCGGGCACCTACGCGGAAGGCCGACTCCTCGCGGGTGCCGCGGTCACCCCCTGA